The Aspergillus fumigatus Af293 chromosome 5, whole genome shotgun sequence nucleotide sequence AAGTGTCACTAATGATTGAGAGAAATAACCTTTGATCATTAGATAAATGTTAGTCAGTGGTTGACAGTAGTATCCGGGCAACGATGCAAAGAACAAATACTCTCCTCTGTGGGTCACGGCACTCGTGGCTGAGTAGTTTCTCTCCTCGAAAAGTGGAAACAGATGATGTTATCATCTTACATGTCTGCTTGAAGTCCTTATTTTGATGATTTTCTTCAAGTAATGATGAATTGGGACTGCATTCGACTTCTTTTCAGCCTTATCGAGGAGAATTCTCCGATCGGAGGGAGAATGCCAGCCGCATTAAGCAAGGGAACTCGTGAGACAAACAACTGGCAACCACGAGATCTGTCATCAAAACGATCGTGACATTTTATCCGATTTTGAATGTGAATATCGATTATTTATTGAGACCACTATGATGCTCACATTCTCCTGAATGCATACTATGTCGAGATTCTATTACCAATGAAGATGCTTTGAATCCTACAGAAATGCAGCCAATCAATTGGCGTCTCTTTCATTAACCCCTTAATTTTGATCTTCACAGTCCAGAGACACCAAGCGGCTATTGCGACATCCATCACCATGACAGGCTTCGATCTGAAGAACCCCATGAAAGAATCAGTCAACGTCTCGGTCATGTCCACAGACGTGGAGAAACCTCCCCCGCAATTGTGTCAAGATGCTTCACATCTCCCCTTTGCGGCAGTCCCAAAGCGGAAGCCCGTCCCTGTCGGCGCCACAAAGGCTTCTTCGGACGCGCAAGCAGCCATTGCGACGAAAGAACCTAGCGCATATCTCCCCACCAAAGGTGCTTGGTGGAACTTGAACAGGAATTGGCAACAATTCTCGAGAAAGAAGCGCGTGGTCATTGCTGCAATTGCAGTCGCGGTCGTCTGCCTCCTTGCGCTTGTCATCGGCCTTGCTGTGGGATTGACCAGGGGAAAAGGGTGAGTATTTTTGCGCAAACGTCGCATATCACTCGCATTCCATCTCTTCAGATGTATCAACTGACCAAAGCTAAGACACCCAAATCTCCCTCTTCCCACCTCTCATGGTGGTCCCTATTCGGGAGATTTGACCTACTACAACCCTGGCCTCGGCTCCTGCGGCATCACCAGCACAGACTCGGACATGATCTGTGCCGTCTCGCATGTCCTGTTTGATGCTGCTTCCACGGGCTCGAATCCAAATGCGAATCCGCTGTGTGGGCTCGAATTGAGGCTTCGTCGGGGTGAATCGAGCGTTGATGTCAAGATTGTTGATCGATGTATGCCTCTGTCGCTGCCACATCTAATCCCTTCTTAGCTGTGCGATACTATGTGGCCGATCCGCTGACATGATCCAGGCGTTGGATGTAAAGCGAAAGACTTGGACGTTTCCCCCGCTGTGTTTCAGAAACTTGCTGATATGGATCTTGGTCGGGTCACCGTCGAATGGTCGTGGCTGGAAGACTCCCCTGTTGCTTTATTACCGTCATGAGAGATGAGCGTTACTTTACCCATTTTCTTCGTTGCTCTACTTTTGATATACCCATTATGACGGCTGTACATGACTGTATTTTATTCATATTGCTAATCTATGGTTTCTACTCAGTATTCTGGCCAATCGGGATCGATTTGTTCACGCCACGCGCGTAGCCCTCCTTGTATATCACCGACGTATCTCTGTCCACCCCGATCAAGACCCAACTCTTTCAACCTCCGAACTGCGATCTGCGAGTCATTCCCGTGACGACACACAACATATATCGGGTCC carries:
- a CDS encoding RlpA-like double-psi beta-barrel domain-containing protein, encoding MTGFDLKNPMKESVNVSVMSTDVEKPPPQLCQDASHLPFAAVPKRKPVPVGATKASSDAQAAIATKEPSAYLPTKGAWWNLNRNWQQFSRKKRVVIAAIAVAVVCLLALVIGLAVGLTRGKGHPNLPLPTSHGGPYSGDLTYYNPGLGSCGITSTDSDMICAVSHVLFDAASTGSNPNANPLCGLELRLRRGESSVDVKIVDRCVGCKAKDLDVSPAVFQKLADMDLGRVTVEWSWLEDSPVALLPS